Proteins co-encoded in one Arachis hypogaea cultivar Tifrunner chromosome 11, arahy.Tifrunner.gnm2.J5K5, whole genome shotgun sequence genomic window:
- the LOC112721508 gene encoding uncharacterized protein — MNGQAEVSNRKIKRILEKVVKPHRKDWSSKLGDVLWAYRTAYKTPIVERKLQLVELENLRLEAYENSRLYKEKIKAVHDRNIRRREFRAGELVLLYNSRLRLMPRKLRSRWEGPYRVEKAEPYGVYHLHYPSCPNIFKVNGHRLKLYHGEKMKRNKEVEVFDESIFDGIF; from the exons ATGAATGGCCAAGCCGAGGTCTCCAATCGGAAAATCAAGCGCATATTGGAAAAGGTTGTGAAGCCTCACAGGAAAGATTGGAGTTCTAAACTCGGTGATGTGCTTTGGGCCTACCGGACGGCCTACAAGACGCCGATTG TCGAAAGGAAGTTACAATTGGTGGAGCTTGAGAACCTTCGCTTGGAAGCCTATGAGAATTCAAGGCTTTACAAGGAGAAGATAAAAGCGGTGCATGATAGAAACATTAGAAGAAGAGAGTTTAGAGCGGGAGAGTTAGTTCTCCTCTATAACTCTAGGTTGAGATTGATGCCCAGGAAGCtaagatcaaggtgggaaggcccATATAGAGTGGAGAAAGCGGAACCATATGGGGTCTACCACTTGCACTATCCTTCATGCCCCAATATCTTCAAGGTTAATGGTCATCGTCTAAAGCTATACCATGGAGAAAAGatgaaaagaaataaagaggTTGAGGTgtttgatgagtccatatttgatggtatattttga